A stretch of DNA from Methanoplanus endosymbiosus:
GCCCGGGTTTATCTTCCTTATTATGAGGTTAATAACAGGGTATATAATAACATTCGGGCGCAGGGTGAATTAAAATCCTAAAAAATTGTATTTGGTGGATTTGTCTATTTAGCCGTTGCTTTACATTGTGACTCTCTTTGCAGGGCTGATATTTTCAGTTCCGTCTGACTGTCCCGGTGGGCGCATGGTGGTTATAATTCCGGGCCGTTATTCTCTGTATTTATATTCGGAATATTGAGGTGCGGCAGTTTTTGTGGTGTTTTTAACATCTGTCTGATATTTTTTCTGCTAATTATTCAGGCAGATCAAAAAAAAGGGAGGATTTTTGTTTAATGTATCGCTCAGCGTCTCTCATATTTTCTGTACATGTAATATACACTTCCTCCTGCAATTATCATGAGGGTTATTCCAAAAACACCAATCATTGAGCTTTCATTTATAATATGAGCGTAAAACCCCTTGGTCTTTAGCCAAGGGGATTTACGCTAAAATTTTAAAATATCAGTCTTACACTGTCATCCTGTTGCACTTTTTTAATCAGGACCTTTGTGGCCCTGTCAGATGAGAAGTCCAAGCCCGTAAGAAACAGAATTGACAATTATGGCAATGGTCACGGCCTGATACAGCCTTATTTTAAGCATATACCAGATTATCACTGACTCCACAGCGGCAACAATAATCTCACCATTGACCGGGTACCATGACATATCAAGGTAAGGCGGCATTATAAACCAGAGATACGGCAGGGTCAGTGCCGTCATCATAATTCCGGTTGCAAAAATATCCAACCCGGAAATCCTCTCTTTCAGGTTTTCTTTAGCATTGGCATTAGCCTTAGTATTATGATTGTCCTTTCGGTCAGCTTTATTTTCATCTGTCTTCCGGTCTTTTTTTTGATTTGCATCTCCGGAGTCTGTGCAATTGTCCGCATAATCTCTGTATTCCCTGCATTCTCTCCCACTTCTCCTGTTAATTCTACTTTTTCTATTAATTATTCTCTTCAGGAGATCTGTTCTTTCTGCAATGCGGATTATAGCGTACATCAACGGGATTTCCACAATCCACGTAAAGATGAGTGATTCAAGAAACAAGGATTCGTAAGTCATATGCAGACAGGTAAGTCGTTGTTAATCTGATCGTATAGATAGCCGGTTTGATTAATTCCATCTTTTGCGAAACATTAGCCTGTCATGCCCAAAAATTTCAGAAAGACTGTAAAGAAACTGTCATTCGTATCATTCCGGAGATTTTGAGATGAAGCTATATTATCAGCTGTTATATTTTTGCTATTCTCAGGTATTTTATCATTTTCTGTATCATGTTCAATTATATTGCCTTCTTCGTCTGTAGGAATGGTGTAGTGCAGGCTGCCTTCTTTTCTTATTGGCTGACCTTCCGGATTACAATAGTCTTCACATGGGACAGTTTTAAGTAAATCTGAACAGTTGAGATCAATACTGCGTACCTCCTCATTACATGCATAGTATTCTTCAGTCCGGATCATGGTTGTGTCATTCATTTCAAATGTTCTTGCACCTTCAGGATAAATCTTATTTTCATCATATTCTTCAAAATATTCTCTGCACGATTCAAATCCTTCAGATATTAGCCTTGATTGCTCTTTATTGCAGGCATCAGATTCCTCAGTCGTCATCAGGCACGGCCCGTATTCTCCTGAATGGTAATCCCTGTAAACTTTGTATTCCAGGTAATTGCAGTCCGGATTTGGAATTTCACCTATATTTTCGATTGTAAATTCCACACCGCCGGCTTTTCCGCATAGTGTGCAGTGGTCAATTACCCTGTGATTATAGTAAAACGGCTCGTAGATGGAGTCCCCGTAATTATCTACTGTAGCTGAATATGAGAATACTTCTGTCATATTATATGTTCCCGGTTCTCTTTTCTCATAATTTCCACTCAGATAATCTTTCCATTCCTGGGTTCTCACTTTGAGAATGTAGCCATAGCATTTTACGGTATAAGTAACTGACTCATTGTATGGTTCTCCGTCTTTCTCGAAGAAAATCTTAGTTTCGGTAGGCTGTGTTATGTCCGCAGATGCCGGTAAAGTGAGAACCGGGAGAATAAATCCCACCATCACCAGCGTTACTATTGCTTTGCTGTTCATTTAATCAGCCCAAAAAATCTCATAATTGCTGCAAAGAAACTGTCATCTGCATCTTTGCGGGAGTTTTGAGATGACGTATCGTTTTCAGCCGTTTCGTTTATTACACCTTTTAATGCTGTATCCGGTTCTGTTATCGTTTCAGATTTGCCGGATTTTTGTTTTGTTTCAGTTTCAATTATGTTACCATTTTCGTCCGTTGGAATGGTGTAATGCAGGTTACAGTATCTTAGAAGAGGATTTCCGTCAGGGTCACAGTAATCACTGCATGAAACTTCATCGTAAAATACACTGCAGTTTAGATCAATGGCTTCTGCTTCTTCATGGCATTTTCTGCACTCTTCTGTGATCACCATTGTAACTCCGTCGCGGTTAAAGGTCCCGGTGTCTTTTGGGTATTTCTTTTTTTTATCAAAAACTTCAGGATATCTGTCGCATAATTCATGCTCTTTTTCCTTTAATTCGTTCTCCTCCTCCTGACATCTGTCTGACTGACTGGTGCTGATGTAGCATACGTCTGAGCTTTTCTCCTTTGGAAAACTGACAAATTTCTCTCTCATTTTGCAGTCCGGAACCGGGCTTACCCCGGCATTTTCTATTACAAATTTCTGCCCGTTTGTCTCTCCGCAAAGTGTGCAGTAGTCAATGATACGGTAATTTAAGTAAAACGGTTCAAATATCTCATCACCGTAATGGTCAACGGTTGCGGAGTATGAGAATACTTCAGTCTGGTTGTATGTCCCCGGTTCTCTTCTCTGGTAATTTCCACGCCAGTAATATTTGAAATTCGGGTCTGTGTCGTCCACAATGTAACCATAGCAGGTAACCGTGAAACTGACAGTGCCGTTGTAAGGCTCTCCGTTCTTTTCAAAGAAGACTTTGGTTGAGGTCGGCATTATTCTATCCGCATATGCCGGCACTGTCAGGGCCAGGAGAATAAATCCGGCCATCACCATTGTTACTATTGTTTTGCTGTTCATTTAATCAGCCCAAAAAATCTCATAATTGCTGTAAATAAACTGTCATCTGTATCTGTGCGGGAGTTTTGAGATAAAGTCCTGTTCTTAGCAGTTTCGTTTCTGACATTCTGGGTTGCAGCACCCTTTTCTGTAATTGTCTCTGCTATGCCGCAATCCTGTCCCTTGTCAGTCTCAATAATATTGCCGTTATCATCCGTTGGAATTGTATAGTAGAGGTTGCAGTCTCTGTCAATTGGCTGACCATCAGGATTACAGTAATCCTCACAGGCAACTGTTTCATATAATTCCCGGCATTTAAGATCGATTTTGGAGATATTCTCATCGCAGGCAAAGTATTCCTCAGTCAGAATCATAGTAGTGCCGTTATCATTCACGAATGTTTTCGTATATCCTGAATACGTCTTATCTTCATCAAAGACTTCGATATAACTGTTACGGAGTATTTCTCCTTCTCTCTTTAATTTCGCCTCTTCCTCAAAGCATGCATCCGAATGTTTGGTTTGTATCCGGCAGGTGTCAGTATCACGGTCCCTGTATGTCATAAATTCCTTCATTTTGCAGTCCGGAATCGGGCTTTCCCCGGCATTTTCTATTACAAATTTGTGCCCTTCTGTTTCTCCGCAAAGTGTACAGTGGTCAGTAACCCTGTAATTTAAATAAAACGGCTCGTAAATGGAGTCCCCGTAATGGTCAACGGTTGCAGAGTATGAGAATACCTCTGTCTGTTCGTATGTCCCCGGCTCTCTTCTCTGGTAATTATCACCCCAGTAGTTTTTGTAATTAGGATCTGTGTCATCCACAATGTAACCATAACAGGTAACCGTGAAACTGACGGTTCCATTGTATGGCTGACCATCTTTTTCAAAGAAAACCTTCGTATCAGTAGGTATTGCCCGGTCTGCAGATGCCGGTAAAGTCAGAGCTATAAGGATAATCCCTGCCATAATCAGAATTGTTATCGGTCTGCTGTTCATTTAATCAGCCCTAAAAATTTCATAATCGCTGTAAAGAGATTGTCATCTGTGTCTTTCTGAAAATCTTCAGATGTCATATTATTCACATCCGTTTCATTATTTGCGTCATTAGATTGACTTTCCGGTTCTGCAGGAGTGATTATTAAATCTTTTTTGCCGGACTTTTGTTTTGTATCTGTTTCTATTATATTGCCATTTTTATCTGTAGGAATTGTGTAGTGGAGGTTGCAGTCTCTATAAAGGGGATTTCCGTCAGGGTCACAGTAATCACTGCATGAAACTTCATCGTCAAATACAGTGCAGTTTAAGTCAATGGAGTCTGCTTTATCAGTGCATCTCTCATATGCTTCAGTAATTATTATTGTCTTCCCGTTGCGGTCAAAAGTCCTTGTATCTTCAGGGTATAACTTATTCTTATCAAATTCTTCGAGATATTTTTCGCACTGGTCATATGCCTCTGATTTTGATTCTCTCTCATCAGCCCGGCATTTATCCGACTGGTTATTGTTTATATAGCATACATCAGACTTAAGATTCATTGACTGATAGCCAACAATCCTCTCTCTCATTTTGCAGTCCGGAATCGGGCTTACCCCGGCATTTTCTATTACAAATTTCTGCCCGTTTGTCTCTCCGGAAAGTGTACAGTAGTCAATGACACGGTAATTTAAGTAAAACGGTTCAAATATCTCATCCCCGTAATGGTCAACGGTTGCAGAGTATGAGAATACTTCCGTCTGGTCATATGTCCCTGGTTCTTTTCTCTGGTATTTCCCCTTAAGCCAGTAATGTTTGGCATTCGGTTCCGTGTCATCGATAATGTATCCATGACAGGAGACTGTGAAGCTGACAGTGCCGTTGTAAGGCCCTCCGTTCTTTTCAAAGAAGACTTTTGTTGAGGTTGGAATTATTTTATCCGCAGATGCCGGCAAAGTCAGAGCTATAAGGATAATCCCTGCCATAATCAGAATTGTTATCTGTTTGCTGTTCATTTAATCAGCCCTAAAAATTTCATAATCGCTGTAAAGAGATTATTATCTGCACCTTTACCGGAGTTTAGGGATGATGTCTTGTTATCAGCCGTTTCATTTCTTACATCCGGCAATACAGCAGTGTTCTCTGTAATTGTGTCTGATATGCCGGATTCCTGCTTTGTACCTGTTTCAATTATATTGCCGTTTTCATCAGTTGGTATTGTGTAGTGCAGGCTGCATACTCTGTCAACCGGGTGACCTTCAGGATCACAGTAATCCTCACAGGGAACCGTCTTTAAGAGATCAGTGCAGTTGAGATCAAGGCTGTATGCCTCGTCCGTGCACCTGAGGTATTCTTTTGTAAGAACCATAGTGACGCCATCGGCCTCCATGGTCCTCGTATCATCCGGATAAATCCCGTTTTCATCATAAATCTCCAGGTATTTACCGCATAGATCGGCTTTTTCACATCTCAGCCTGTCCTCCTCTTCAAAGCAGGCATCTGCACTGTCTGTTTCCATGCGGCAGACATCAGAATCATAATCCCGGATTACACGATACTCTGCTCTTTTGCAGTCCGGAATCGGACTGTCTCCAATATCATCAATAACAAATTTTTTGCCGCTTGTCTCTCCGCAGAGTGTGCAGTGATCAATTACCCGATAGTTCAGGTAAAACGGTTCATATATCACATCGCCGTAATGTCCGGCAGTTGCGGAGTATGAAAAGACCTCAGTCATGTTGTATGTTCCCGGTTCTTTCTTTTCATAATTCCCGTTTATGTAATCCGTAAATTCCTCTGATCCCGGATAGAAGGTATAGCCGTAGCACCTTACCGTAAATTCGACAGAATCATTGTAGGGCAGGCCATCCTTTTCAAAGAAAACTTCTGTTTTGGTAGGAGTGATTATATCTCCGGATACCGGCATGGATATGACTGCGAAAAGCAGGCATGCTGAAACAAATACAGGTAATCTTCTTTTGATTATCATATTTTAAGCCTCATATTCCGGTTTTGAAATTCCACTCGCCGCCAACCGGACCAAAAGCGGTTATATTTACTGAGAGATTTTCATACGTTACTGCAAGCGGTTCAACTGTACAGATAAAAGTCCTCAGGTCCCCGTTCATCCCTGATAATTTGGTATTCCAGAGATATCTTTCCTTCCCACCGTCAATACTGTAAAATCCACTGATTTTATCATCCGGTGAATAAGTATAAGTCCAGACTTCTCCTCCTTCATTGGTCATGTTATACACCGGATTTTTTGGAAGAACTGAAAATATCAGGTCTGTACCGGTGGACTTGGCATCAAAACTCTTAAAAGTAATAATTATCTCTTCATCTTCCCTTTCGGTATCAACCGGAATGATTTCATTCAGGATTTTTCCGTCCGGTTTTACCATGACCTCAGATATTGCCTTTCCAAGTTCACCTGTAAATTTCTCTTCAGTTACTCCGTCCCAGACCATTACATCCGGCATTTCAAGGATGTATAATCCGGGAGAAATGTTTCTTCCGAATTCGTCAGTCAGATTCCATTCTATTTCATAAGTGAGATTCTCACCGGGTTTTATCTCAACGGTGTCATTCCCGCTTGAATATCTCTTTATTATTCCAAACGGCAGGGATATATCACCGGGGTCTTTAATCAGAAATTTCGGGGGATAATTTTCTATTTTAAGGGGCAAATCCCCTTTGTCTGAAAAGGTGATCCCTATTTCAGCACTGCTTCCTTCTGTTGCCGTAAGTGATTCTGGGGACGTATGTACAGTCAGACCTTCATAATGCCCTTCTGAAAAATCAGCTTCCATATGTGTGCCTTTGTTACCGCCTGTGCCGTTTTCTTCCGGAAGAATGATCCAGTTGCCGTTTTCGTCATAGACTTCAGTTTCTGTGCATCCGGGTATTAGTGATGCTGCAATTACAAGCGCAGACAATAATATCAGTTTTATAACTCTTTTTTTCCCCATCATATTACCTATTCCAGTTTTTAATCTATAACAATTGCTCTTGCTTCATGGAAATCATATCCCGGCAGTGTTAAGGTACCTGACTTCAGTCCTGTTAAAGATCATGACAACTTCATTGTTTTCTTTGTCAAACAGCCACCAGTTTTCCATTCTGTCGTCATGATTTGCCGTATAACGGTGGTTCTGGTCTGAATAACTGTAAGATACATTTTCCGGGTATTCATACCGTACAAAGTCTTCTCTGTCACTGGCAGCAAATGCAAATGAGAGATCCCTGTATTCCAGGGTCAGGACAACAAGAATTCTCTTTTTGTATGCCTCATCTTCTGTCTCCACTGCAGATTCCGGTTTAAAACCGGCATTTAGCAGGGTTTTAAACCTGCTGCTGTTTATGGCTGTAGCTATAACTGCCGTAATATCAGATGTAATATTTCCTTTTACTCTAAAATCTGCCTCTGTTATATTATTAAACTGTCCGGATAATTCAGGGCTGAGTATATCCCCTTTGCCTGTGTCGGGGAAGATGAAGTCTGTTTCATTTAAAGCCATAATGATTTTTGTTCCGTTGAAGAAGTATGTCTCATTCCCGAAGGTGGCTTTTGAATATCCATCCTCATCCTGTGGCATGATTATTCCGTCTCCAGTCACTTTTCCGGAGGACTCATTTACACTGACGAAATATGTAAGACCGCTGTAATCTATGAGTAGCCGTGGATAGGACGAGAGGCAGAATGCCGGATATTTGGGACATGGAGTAAAAATGAAATCAACTGAACGTATTTTTCCTCCGGCTTTAATGAGCTGTCCTGCTTTTTTCTCATTTAAAGCCACCTCTGCAACATATGAACCATTTGTTATCAGCAATTCCTCTGCTGACTGAGGGACAAATATTTCAGAATAGTTTATCATTAAATGTTCTTTGGTCGGCAGTTGTACCGGGGCGGCAGAAATACCTGTAATGTCTGCATCTGATTTGCAGGCTGTGCAGCCGGTTATTAGAGTCACTGCAATAACAATAATTAGCATCCCTGCTAATTTACAAATTTTAATTTCCCCAGGTCCCGCCATGAGTTATTATCCCTGGTTAATTGATTTATTCCGGAATTATATAAATGCCTCTCACCATATCATTGAACTATCTGTTTTTTCGTTTTGTTTGTTCGATGATTTGGCCAGAGGTATTTATGGTCTCTCAATCAGAGATTTACATTAATTATTGTGGATTTTATGACTGGCATGATGGGTAGTAATGGGGAGAATATCAAAATGGGCCGGGTGGTTATTGCACTGTTATTTGCACTGTTATTAATTATAATTCCGGTCTCAGCCGGAGAATCGGTCATGTTCTCCGAGGGGCATTCATATGACCCTTATGTCTTTGGGGATTACATTGTCTATACTGACTTTAAGGACGATCCTTATGGAAATTATCCTGAGTGGAAGAGGTATGGGATTATCCGGGGAAAACCACCCTTAAGACTTCTCTCAAGGGGGAATATATATCTGTACAACATATCCTCAGATAAGTCAGTTCCGGTTTACAAAAGCATATGCAGGAGCACTTTTCCGTGGATTGAGAATGACACCGTCTTTTGGTATGAGGACAGGGTATCCCCTGCGTACTATGATCCGGGAGATCCAAATCCCTATGAACTGTTACTCTATTCTGTACCTCTGAAGAGAATAAGCAGTGAGGCGGCAGACAACTACTCACTGCTAAATCCGGATGTCACTTCAGCATGGGAGTTATCATACAGTTATAAAAATAACCGCAGACCGGATTTCTCTTCAAATCTGACAGAAGTAGTTCACGGAGATGCCGGAACTTCTGATCTCTATATGTATTACACAGACCCTGATTCCGGTAATCAAACGCTGATTGCATCCGGCCCTTATGTTGATTATGCCAGTCCTCAGGTGTTCGGCGACCGGATTTTCTGGGAGGACTGCCGGTCCGGATATTCACAGATCTATATGTATGATCTGAAGAACGGAGAGGAATATCACATATGTCCGCAGAATTTCGCCCAGTATGACTGCTCTGTGGATGGTGATATTGTGGCATGGACCACCTATGGCGGGGACCTCTATTATACAGATATTTCAGGACTGACAGGGCCGGATTTGTCCGGAAATATGACTGATAACGGTTCTGCCGGATATGATTTCCCTGACGCTGGCAGAACGGCAGAATCAGGTATTGGTTTTATTGTGTTTCTCTCGCTGCCACCGGCAGTATTTCTGGTTCAGAGAATTCAGAGAGTTTAGAGGAAGTAAATGATGAAAGATAATCTGTTTAAAACTGTTCCGGCAGTGTTTATATTAACTGTAATCCTGATTGTGTTTCTGATTGTGGTCTTAACTGCCGGATGCACAGATGGAACTGATAATCTCCCTGGCCGGAATTCCGGAGATGAACTGTTATCAGGCGATAACCTGAGTGAGCTGTCTGATAAAGGAATATATCCTGCAACTCCTGAGGATGTTGAAGCCTTAAATAACTACGTTCCTCCGGTTGAAAAACTCATCAGTGATCTAAAAGCACAGGGGATGGATGATGAAAATATAACCGTCATCCTTGCAGAACAGGGTTATGGCTGGTACCCAAAGACCGGTGCATGGTGGAAAGGGACAGCGCCAACTGCGGAGCAGCAGAAGGATATTGCTCTAATCCGGGGTCCGGACTACTCTCCGTTTCCGGATGAAAACAATGAAAAAATCGGACCATGCTCATATGTGTGTGACGTTCTTACGATCGACAATGTCAGTGCAGGGGGATATTCAATGATCTCTGATTACAGCAATGACAATGAGATTACAATGAACCTTGAGCTTTATGATATTACACGCCTTTCTTTCAGTGATTCATTGTTTGAGGAAAATCCTCTTATCTACAGGGCTTTTTATAGCGAATACGGCGGTGGACATGGCAGGGCTTATCTGACACCTGAAGAGGTAGAATATGCCAATGTGCACTACAATAACAGATATTTTGAATATAATGGCAGTTATTACACCCTGAATGTAGGAAAGGGCTCATGTCCTGCTGATGTTTGTGTTCCGAAAGATTATCCTGATATGTACCTGACAGAGGATAAAGTAATATCACTTGCACTTGCAGACGATGGGGTTATTAATTCAATAGGTGGTCATGATTATGAAGTGTCCGGAGTCTGCATAACTGAAGATAAGGGTGAACCTTTATACAAGGTGCAGATTTGGAGATACAGGGATATACATATGGCTCTGTAATCCCTTACCTCAATGCTTCAGGTGCGGTTGTGAAAGTTGGTCATACTTATCCTGCACCCATTCCGCCGGGGATAAAATAGATTAGGATTTTACCGGAATAACGAGGAGAAATTATTGCAGAGGTGAGCATCTCATGAAGATGTCTCTCTCCTCAGTTATCTCCCACAGTCCGGAACTTACAATCTTCTCCTTTGCATCCTCTACTGGCTGATGGCCACTGTCAATTATCAGGACACCGTCTGGTTTTACAACTCTGTGCAGTTCTGTTAAGAATGCCTTTGGGTCATCAACTGCATGAAACATATCCAGAGCATAGATGAGAAGGGAAGGGTGGAAGACGGATTTTTTCATGATCGTTGACGGAGTTGAGGCGATTACCGTGGGTATGCAGTCACAGTCCCGGACAGCAACTGTGATAAGTATGCCTCCAGTATGCTTCATGATTAAAAGACTTATTGAGATGCTTGACCCGGATGTCTGTGGATGATTAGTTAAGTGTGGGAGGCTGATGCAGAACAGCGGTTATGTTCAGGAAAAAGGGTAATAATCGTTGAGAATTATTTCCGGGACTTCTTCTCATTCTGCTTCATGGTCTGCGGGTCCGGGTAAATCCTTGCCTTTCCGTTAGCCTGTTTCTTTCCCTTAACTGTCCTTAGTCTGTCAAGCGCCACAAGTTCATGCGGTGCTCCATAGCAGAGTGATATTTCATCAAGGATGTCCTTTCTTGCCGGAATTGCACCCTCAAAGTTTAAGGTGAATTCTATCTCCTTTCTGTTCATATCCTCGTTTTCTTCATATTTTGTGAAGTTTATATCTATTGTGGTCATGTTTTTCTCAGGTTATTGTAATATTTTAGTGCTTCATTCCGGGATAACGGTTCATCGTCATCAGATTCTTCCATTAACTTTGCAGGTCCGTAGTCCTCAATCATCTCTTTGGTTCTTTTATGATTCTGCAAATCCGGAATTACTCCTGCCGGCTCATTGTTA
This window harbors:
- a CDS encoding TolB family protein — its product is MMGSNGENIKMGRVVIALLFALLLIIIPVSAGESVMFSEGHSYDPYVFGDYIVYTDFKDDPYGNYPEWKRYGIIRGKPPLRLLSRGNIYLYNISSDKSVPVYKSICRSTFPWIENDTVFWYEDRVSPAYYDPGDPNPYELLLYSVPLKRISSEAADNYSLLNPDVTSAWELSYSYKNNRRPDFSSNLTEVVHGDAGTSDLYMYYTDPDSGNQTLIASGPYVDYASPQVFGDRIFWEDCRSGYSQIYMYDLKNGEEYHICPQNFAQYDCSVDGDIVAWTTYGGDLYYTDISGLTGPDLSGNMTDNGSAGYDFPDAGRTAESGIGFIVFLSLPPAVFLVQRIQRV
- a CDS encoding class I SAM-dependent methyltransferase, with the translated sequence MKHTGGILITVAVRDCDCIPTVIASTPSTIMKKSVFHPSLLIYALDMFHAVDDPKAFLTELHRVVKPDGVLIIDSGHQPVEDAKEKIVSSGLWEITEERDIFMRCSPLQ